A genomic stretch from Dissulfurispira thermophila includes:
- a CDS encoding PAS domain-containing sensor histidine kinase translates to MKYPQKNKLPSLEELQKENLALKEANSRYASYIRDKVNQLLQVMGTLPLNPEELDDNTLLDFDPIGIVATAFAQVLDHLKETNRELIIARDELQAIFDATGVGISIIDMDFKIIKCNEKQRELLVDRDISDVEGRYCYNVYCSKESPGLDCPAIDTMATGRSVIIREVEKKGKHFQIVTTPFKDAEGNTVGVIEVLLDITEKKRAEDAEKMQRGFYLAEKSKLATIIESLSDGLFVTDKDGAIISFNNAASRITGYSVAEVAGLPYNKFFGMLSNSMPMIEMNKNTELNIQTKNGQQLILSITSALVKNSDGEEIGKVFTFRDITEEKQRQEIYHKTEKLVALGQLSAGIAHEMNTPLGSILGYARLLLKNKNLDDMQRERLEIIAEQAKRSSAIIKGLLNFARQSNPSLRNIKETNINDVLTGVLKLLQTEIEKYSINVLTDLEKLPPIRADVRQIEQAILNIILNAIQAVKDIRNNRSIQIKTSYRENLIYIIIRDNGKGIPEDIKSKIFDPFFTTKPVGEGTGLGLSISAGIISEHGGSIDVESIEGRGAEFIIKLPNAEA, encoded by the coding sequence ATGAAATACCCTCAGAAAAATAAATTGCCATCTTTAGAAGAACTGCAGAAGGAAAACCTTGCACTTAAAGAGGCAAATAGCCGCTATGCCAGTTATATCAGGGACAAGGTAAACCAACTCCTTCAGGTGATGGGAACTCTTCCTTTAAATCCTGAAGAACTTGATGACAACACCCTCCTTGACTTTGACCCTATAGGGATTGTTGCTACCGCCTTTGCTCAGGTGCTGGATCATCTAAAAGAAACAAACAGGGAATTGATTATAGCAAGGGATGAACTTCAGGCAATATTTGATGCCACAGGCGTAGGAATATCAATAATTGATATGGACTTTAAGATTATAAAATGTAATGAAAAACAGAGAGAACTCCTTGTTGACCGGGATATTTCTGATGTGGAAGGAAGATATTGTTACAATGTATATTGCAGTAAAGAGTCGCCGGGTTTAGATTGCCCTGCCATTGACACAATGGCTACAGGCAGGTCAGTAATTATCAGGGAGGTAGAAAAGAAGGGTAAACACTTTCAGATCGTTACAACTCCTTTTAAAGATGCAGAAGGCAATACTGTTGGGGTTATAGAGGTGCTTCTGGACATAACAGAAAAGAAACGGGCAGAAGATGCAGAAAAAATGCAGAGAGGATTTTATCTTGCAGAAAAGTCAAAACTCGCCACTATTATAGAAAGCCTATCAGATGGACTCTTTGTAACTGATAAAGACGGTGCAATTATATCATTCAATAATGCTGCCTCAAGGATAACAGGATATTCAGTAGCAGAAGTTGCAGGTCTTCCATATAATAAATTCTTTGGCATGCTCTCAAACAGTATGCCCATGATAGAAATGAATAAGAATACAGAACTGAATATACAGACAAAAAATGGACAGCAACTCATACTTTCTATAACCTCGGCCCTTGTAAAAAATAGCGATGGTGAAGAAATTGGAAAGGTATTCACCTTCAGGGATATTACTGAGGAAAAGCAGAGGCAAGAGATATATCACAAGACAGAAAAGCTTGTAGCACTCGGACAGTTATCCGCTGGCATCGCTCATGAAATGAATACTCCTCTCGGAAGCATACTCGGCTATGCAAGGCTGCTGCTTAAAAATAAGAATTTAGATGACATGCAGAGGGAGAGGCTTGAAATAATTGCAGAGCAGGCAAAAAGAAGCAGCGCAATCATAAAAGGACTGCTGAATTTTGCAAGACAGTCCAATCCATCACTCAGAAATATAAAAGAGACAAATATTAATGATGTCTTAACTGGTGTCCTCAAACTGCTCCAGACAGAGATAGAAAAGTATAGCATCAATGTGCTGACTGACTTAGAGAAACTTCCTCCTATAAGGGCAGATGTCAGGCAGATTGAGCAGGCAATACTGAACATCATCTTAAATGCGATACAGGCTGTTAAAGATATAAGAAATAACAGAAGCATACAAATAAAGACATCTTACAGGGAAAATCTCATATATATAATCATAAGAGACAATGGCAAAGGGATTCCAGAAGATATAAAATCAAAGATATTTGACCCCTTCTTCACCACAAAACCTGTAGGAGAAGGCACAGGACTTGGTCTGTCTATATCAGCAGGCATAATAAGCGAACACGGTGGTTCTATAGATGTCGAAAGCATTGAAGGCAGAGGTGCAGAGTTCATTATAAAACTACCTAATGCAGAGGCATAA
- a CDS encoding sigma-54-dependent transcriptional regulator produces the protein MNTTNILVIDDDLRMRQFIGDLLKEEGISHLITDDSRNALKIINEQGIDIVITDLKMPNIDGIGILEHAKEINPDIIVIVITGYGTIESAIEAMKKGAYDYIQKPFEPDDFLMLLKRAIEHVNLIHENKRLIREVEGCKYDEIVGASRAINELKELISKVAPFDTTVLLQGETGTGKELVARLIHRASKRKREKFLPVNCGALSESLLEAELFGYEKGAFTGADIQKKGIFEAVNKGTIFLDEINTTSTNFQVKLLRVIQEGSFMRVGGTEPVSVDIRIIAASNVPIEKEVESGRFRKDLYYRLNVATVNIPPLRRRKEDIPLLAFHFLNKYANKYNKKFSGISTGVLKKLVEYSWPGNVRELENIIERAVLMESGNELKHIHLPKDAKIPEYEDICSGLVSLEDVEKYFIQRTLKSLQGQKAKAADVLGISTTSLWRKLKKYNLE, from the coding sequence ATGAACACAACAAACATACTTGTTATAGATGACGACCTCAGAATGAGGCAGTTTATAGGAGACCTCCTTAAAGAGGAAGGCATATCCCATCTGATTACAGATGACAGCAGAAATGCCTTAAAAATTATAAATGAACAGGGTATTGATATTGTCATAACAGACCTTAAGATGCCAAATATAGACGGTATCGGAATCCTTGAGCATGCAAAGGAGATCAATCCTGATATTATAGTGATAGTCATTACAGGGTATGGAACCATAGAGTCAGCAATAGAGGCGATGAAAAAGGGCGCCTATGACTACATCCAGAAACCTTTTGAGCCTGATGACTTTTTGATGCTCTTGAAGAGGGCTATAGAGCATGTCAATCTAATACATGAAAACAAAAGACTCATCAGGGAGGTAGAAGGATGCAAGTATGATGAAATAGTTGGAGCAAGCAGGGCTATTAACGAACTCAAGGAATTGATCTCAAAGGTCGCTCCATTTGATACCACGGTACTACTACAAGGCGAAACAGGAACAGGAAAGGAACTCGTTGCAAGGCTTATACACAGGGCAAGTAAGAGAAAGAGAGAGAAATTTTTGCCTGTGAATTGCGGTGCGCTTTCAGAGTCACTTCTTGAGGCAGAATTGTTTGGATATGAAAAAGGTGCCTTTACAGGAGCAGACATTCAAAAGAAAGGTATCTTCGAGGCTGTCAATAAGGGCACAATATTTTTAGATGAAATAAATACTACATCGACAAATTTTCAGGTGAAACTACTGAGGGTAATTCAGGAAGGCAGTTTCATGAGAGTAGGCGGAACAGAGCCTGTAAGTGTCGATATTAGGATAATAGCTGCCTCAAATGTCCCAATCGAAAAAGAGGTTGAGTCAGGAAGATTCAGAAAAGACCTTTATTATAGATTGAATGTGGCGACTGTAAATATCCCGCCTCTGAGAAGACGAAAAGAAGATATACCTTTACTTGCATTTCATTTCTTAAACAAGTATGCAAATAAATACAATAAAAAGTTCAGTGGCATTTCAACAGGGGTCCTGAAAAAACTCGTTGAATATTCATGGCCAGGAAATGTTAGAGAGCTTGAGAACATAATCGAGAGGGCAGTTTTAATGGAATCAGGCAATGAACTTAAACATATACACCTTCCAAAAGATGCAAAAATCCCTGAATATGAGGATATATGCTCGGGTCTCGTGTCGCTTGAGGATGTAGAAAAATATTTCATTCAGCGCACCCTTAAGAGTCTCCAGGGGCAAAAGGCAAAGGCAGCAGATGTTTTAGGAATAAGCACTACATCCCTGTGGAGAAAGCTCAAAAAATATAATTTAGAGTAA
- a CDS encoding single-stranded DNA-binding protein: MFNRIILIGNLTKDPDVRYTPGGTPVTTMRLAVTTKYKQGDEMKDDTLFIDAVVFGKQAESCGQYLSKGNPVLIEGRLRERKWETEGTQKSKFEVIANSVRFLPKRESRQTAATESGISDIVPPEEITDLEPF, encoded by the coding sequence ATGTTTAACAGGATAATATTAATAGGCAATCTAACTAAAGATCCAGATGTAAGATATACGCCGGGCGGGACACCTGTCACAACCATGAGACTGGCTGTAACAACTAAATATAAACAAGGCGACGAGATGAAGGACGACACTCTTTTTATAGATGCTGTTGTTTTCGGCAAGCAAGCTGAAAGCTGTGGACAGTATCTGAGCAAGGGCAACCCTGTGCTCATAGAAGGTAGACTTCGTGAAAGGAAATGGGAAACTGAAGGAACTCAAAAGAGCAAATTTGAAGTAATAGCAAATAGTGTAAGATTTCTGCCAAAAAGAGAATCTCGTCAGACAGCGGCTACTGAATCAGGTATTTCTGATATTGTGCCGCCTGAGGAAATTACGGACTTAGAACCATTTTAA
- a CDS encoding DUF507 family protein: MRLTDDKITHMTHIVLKGLMDKGFITLKEDDALLRREIKRTIINELKIGEDIDEAVRRKLRSLSKKLVEGSPEWDVLYKKYYEEEEVKRGKR, translated from the coding sequence ATGAGGCTTACAGATGATAAAATAACTCATATGACTCATATTGTGCTCAAGGGATTAATGGATAAAGGCTTTATAACTTTAAAGGAAGATGATGCACTGCTTAGAAGAGAGATAAAAAGAACAATAATAAATGAATTAAAAATAGGTGAGGATATTGACGAGGCTGTAAGAAGAAAACTCCGGTCACTATCAAAGAAACTCGTAGAGGGCAGTCCTGAGTGGGATGTGCTTTATAAAAAGTATTATGAGGAAGAAGAAGTGAAAAGGGGAAAGAGATAG
- a CDS encoding HNH endonuclease, with amino-acid sequence MFSGFCSLVTDEDIKRERRIARELRKSTWWKRKCAEGKCYYCGIEVHPKELTMDHIVPIIRGGRSTKSNIVTACKECNNKKKYLLPIEWEELLKTCP; translated from the coding sequence CTGTTTTCTGGCTTCTGTTCTTTAGTTACAGATGAGGATATAAAAAGAGAGCGAAGAATAGCCCGTGAACTCCGCAAAAGCACATGGTGGAAGAGGAAATGTGCAGAAGGAAAGTGCTACTATTGTGGCATAGAGGTTCATCCAAAAGAGCTCACCATGGATCATATTGTGCCGATTATAAGGGGTGGCAGATCTACAAAGAGCAACATCGTTACAGCCTGCAAGGAATGCAATAATAAGAAAAAATATTTACTCCCCATTGAGTGGGAAGAACTACTTAAGACCTGTCCATAA
- a CDS encoding DUF507 family protein, whose product MRIPKSWVPSIARRIIDNLLKKELIETAIPVNTLVEETEKLLIDELMVEDRLNEEVRHLLRKYESEIEKGRLDYRKLFDMTKQKLVKERNIVL is encoded by the coding sequence ATGCGCATACCTAAGAGTTGGGTGCCATCTATAGCAAGACGGATTATTGATAACCTACTGAAAAAAGAACTTATTGAGACAGCTATACCCGTGAATACCCTTGTAGAAGAGACAGAAAAGCTGCTCATAGATGAGCTTATGGTAGAAGATAGGCTCAATGAAGAGGTTCGTCATCTACTCAGAAAATATGAATCAGAAATAGAAAAAGGCAGACTTGATTACAGAAAGCTCTTTGATATGACAAAACAAAAACTGGTGAAAGAGAGAAATATCGTATTATGA
- a CDS encoding sulfurtransferase, whose protein sequence is MRFKKHLVTLIVVSLFLASPALAGMLVDADWVKTHMNDPKVVIVDVQSKHDLYGKGHIPGAVKVARHIDLEDATRYPTNKYPQKEQFVNLMSRLGIDNDSIIVAYDDKYGLFASRFLVIMELYGHDINKLKLLDGGIKAWQAKGYQITAEATVRDKKAEYKTSGPNMNIIASWSDVYRDGVLRQNPDVVLHDARPVDEFSGNKIRAVRGGHIPGAINVTGVSAANNKDEQTFKSPSEIKKAFENAGVTPDKKVYTYCHSADRAAHAYIVLKHMLGYKDVKIYDGSWNEWATLTALPAEEEKWIAQSTTK, encoded by the coding sequence ATGAGATTCAAAAAACATTTAGTCACCTTAATTGTTGTATCACTATTTCTTGCATCTCCTGCGCTTGCAGGGATGCTGGTTGATGCTGACTGGGTAAAGACTCACATGAACGACCCGAAGGTGGTCATAGTTGATGTGCAGAGTAAACATGACCTCTATGGAAAGGGGCATATACCCGGTGCAGTGAAGGTTGCAAGGCACATAGACCTTGAAGATGCTACAAGATATCCAACAAACAAATATCCTCAGAAAGAGCAGTTCGTAAATCTCATGTCCCGTCTCGGGATAGACAATGACTCAATCATTGTTGCATATGATGACAAATACGGGCTGTTTGCAAGCAGATTCCTCGTTATAATGGAACTTTACGGTCACGATATTAATAAGCTAAAACTCCTCGATGGCGGGATAAAGGCATGGCAGGCAAAGGGGTATCAGATTACAGCAGAAGCTACAGTAAGAGATAAAAAGGCTGAATATAAAACATCAGGCCCAAATATGAATATAATTGCCTCATGGAGCGATGTTTACAGAGATGGCGTTCTCAGGCAGAATCCTGATGTAGTCTTGCATGATGCAAGACCTGTAGATGAGTTTTCAGGGAATAAGATAAGAGCTGTACGCGGTGGTCATATACCGGGAGCCATAAATGTAACAGGTGTAAGTGCTGCCAATAATAAAGATGAACAGACATTTAAATCACCTTCTGAGATTAAAAAGGCATTTGAAAATGCAGGCGTTACGCCTGACAAAAAGGTTTATACTTACTGCCACAGTGCTGACAGGGCTGCACACGCCTATATAGTATTAAAGCATATGCTCGGTTATAAGGATGTAAAGATATATGATGGCTCATGGAATGAATGGGCTACCCTGACTGCCCTACCTGCTGAAGAAGAAAAATGGATTGCACAGAGCACGACAAAATAA
- a CDS encoding sulfurtransferase TusA family protein, with protein METKNLDILGQACPACLLVALREINENRDKLKTGDIEIVIRTDHRDATRTIPDSARAMGYAVDIKRIDTYYEITIGKRK; from the coding sequence ATGGAAACAAAAAATCTTGATATACTTGGTCAGGCATGTCCGGCCTGTCTGCTTGTTGCCTTGAGGGAAATAAATGAAAATCGCGACAAATTAAAGACAGGAGACATCGAGATAGTTATCAGGACAGATCACAGGGATGCCACACGAACAATTCCTGATTCTGCACGGGCAATGGGATATGCTGTAGATATAAAAAGAATTGATACATATTATGAAATAACAATAGGTAAAAGAAAATGA
- the rpsR gene encoding 30S ribosomal protein S18 gives MQQKRFQRRKFCRFCADKATFIDYKDIKTLKSYMTERGKILSRKMTGTCSEHQRELTTAIKRARNIALLPFMER, from the coding sequence ATGCAGCAAAAGAGGTTTCAGAGGAGAAAGTTTTGCAGGTTTTGTGCAGACAAAGCAACGTTTATAGATTATAAGGATATCAAGACACTAAAGAGTTATATGACAGAACGCGGGAAGATACTTTCAAGAAAGATGACAGGCACATGCTCTGAACATCAGAGAGAATTGACAACTGCTATAAAGAGGGCAAGAAATATAGCCCTTCTTCCTTTTATGGAAAGATAA
- a CDS encoding SufB/SufD family protein: MKGLNQEFDRLLNAFGEAGADKGIFANKDIAHLAASGHKILSMRDVEGLEVHAKETLQGISARVIVKEGVEIKNPVHLCFGVLHKKGTQKIKMDVRLERNSYAHFIAHCIFPEAEKVRHIMDAVIEIGEDAEMRYSETHYHGLYGGIEVIPKAVVKVGKNSRYFTDFNLITGRVGTLAIDYEVVAGENAVAELTAKVFGHADDDIKIKEKVVLAGKDSRGLIKTRVAIEDEAVAEVTGITEGDAAGARGHVDCLEIVKDSAVAKAIPIVNVTNPLAKVTHEAAIGSVDKRQMETLMAHGLTPEDAVDMIVKGILK; encoded by the coding sequence ATGAAGGGTTTGAATCAAGAGTTTGACAGACTCCTTAATGCCTTTGGTGAGGCTGGTGCAGACAAGGGCATTTTTGCAAATAAAGATATAGCCCATCTTGCTGCAAGCGGTCATAAGATATTGAGCATGAGGGATGTTGAGGGGCTTGAGGTCCATGCAAAAGAGACACTTCAGGGGATAAGTGCAAGGGTGATTGTGAAGGAGGGTGTAGAGATAAAAAATCCTGTGCATCTCTGTTTTGGTGTGCTTCATAAAAAGGGAACTCAAAAGATAAAGATGGATGTGAGGCTTGAGAGGAATTCCTATGCCCATTTCATTGCCCACTGTATATTTCCAGAGGCAGAGAAGGTGAGGCATATCATGGATGCAGTTATTGAGATCGGTGAAGATGCTGAGATGAGGTATTCTGAGACCCATTATCATGGTCTTTATGGCGGTATAGAGGTTATTCCAAAGGCAGTTGTAAAGGTGGGTAAAAACAGCAGATACTTCACAGATTTTAATCTCATTACAGGAAGGGTTGGAACTCTCGCAATAGATTACGAAGTAGTGGCAGGCGAAAATGCAGTAGCAGAACTAACAGCAAAGGTATTTGGTCATGCAGATGATGATATAAAAATCAAAGAAAAGGTTGTACTTGCTGGCAAGGATTCAAGAGGACTGATAAAGACAAGGGTTGCCATCGAAGATGAAGCAGTGGCAGAGGTGACAGGTATTACAGAAGGCGATGCTGCTGGAGCACGAGGCCATGTTGACTGTCTGGAGATAGTAAAAGACAGTGCAGTTGCAAAGGCAATCCCAATTGTAAATGTCACAAATCCCCTCGCAAAGGTTACCCATGAGGCAGCCATAGGAAGTGTTGACAAGCGGCAGATGGAGACTCTAATGGCACACGGCCTCACCCCAGAAGATGCAGTGGATATGATTGTTAAAGGAATATTAAAATAA
- the rpsF gene encoding 30S ribosomal protein S6 encodes MNIYENVVIFNPSLNEDELKSAVEKISDIIRNSGGDVLKVDNWGKRKLAYELNKQKMGIYILFLFKAPASTVKKIEDYFKVFDPVVKFMVIKLGKKQIAALPKDVIGIPVTSQETA; translated from the coding sequence ATGAACATCTATGAAAATGTAGTTATCTTCAACCCATCTCTCAATGAAGATGAACTAAAGTCTGCTGTAGAGAAAATAAGCGACATTATAAGAAATTCCGGCGGAGATGTCCTCAAAGTTGACAACTGGGGAAAGAGAAAGTTAGCATATGAACTCAACAAACAAAAGATGGGGATTTATATCCTTTTTCTATTTAAGGCGCCTGCATCTACAGTAAAGAAAATAGAAGACTACTTCAAGGTCTTTGACCCTGTCGTAAAGTTCATGGTTATAAAGCTTGGCAAAAAACAGATAGCTGCACTCCCTAAAGATGTCATAGGCATACCTGTTACATCTCAAGAGACAGCTTAA
- a CDS encoding JAB domain-containing protein, whose amino-acid sequence MKEITNRLIEAGKIVGIEVIDHVIISKNGYYNFQAEGKLKGVN is encoded by the coding sequence ATCAAAGAGATAACCAATAGGCTTATTGAGGCGGGTAAAATAGTTGGGATTGAGGTTATAGACCATGTTATCATAAGTAAAAATGGCTATTATAATTTTCAGGCAGAAGGAAAATTAAAGGGAGTTAATTAA
- a CDS encoding sigma-54-dependent transcriptional regulator — protein sequence MNKKILIIDDDESVIWVIRKALEPLGYEVEAKTTIKTGIKVVDKFKLILLDLMLPDGSGIDALREIKVFNPDALIIIVTAHGRMETVIDAMKEGAYDYLEKPFDIEELKITTEKAFRDIAMREELLKLRQTKEDTIPFQIIGKSKSMLKVFKEIGKVAPKDVTILIYGESGTGKELVARAIHNNSRRKFGPFIAINSASIPKELMEAELFGWEKGAFTGAIGKTAGKIQAADGGTLFLDEISELDIDLQAKLLRFLQEQEYSPLGSNKIIKADVRIIGATNKDLMQCVKKGTFREDLYYRFNVIEIKLPPLRERNEDILPLAHHFLEKSIKAFELQPKKFSKDAEKALMAYNWPGNARELENTIKKAAILSRGSIIEKKDLFLNDYNMCSIKEFLESKLNGFLNKMAEVEKSNLYDTIMSEVEKALFSMVLQEANGNQVRAAKMLGINRNTLNKKIKEYKLI from the coding sequence ATGAATAAAAAGATACTCATTATAGACGATGATGAAAGTGTAATCTGGGTTATCAGGAAGGCACTTGAACCACTTGGATATGAAGTAGAGGCAAAGACTACCATAAAAACAGGTATAAAGGTGGTCGATAAATTCAAGCTCATACTTTTAGACCTTATGCTCCCTGATGGAAGCGGAATAGATGCCTTAAGGGAAATAAAAGTCTTTAATCCTGATGCCCTTATTATTATTGTCACAGCACATGGAAGAATGGAAACCGTCATAGATGCAATGAAGGAAGGGGCATATGACTATCTGGAAAAACCATTTGATATTGAAGAGCTAAAGATAACCACAGAAAAGGCATTCAGGGATATAGCCATGAGAGAGGAACTCTTAAAGCTGAGACAGACCAAAGAAGACACGATTCCTTTTCAGATAATAGGAAAATCAAAAAGTATGCTTAAGGTATTCAAGGAAATCGGCAAGGTTGCTCCAAAGGATGTCACTATACTTATTTATGGCGAAAGCGGCACTGGAAAAGAACTTGTGGCAAGGGCAATACATAATAACAGCAGAAGAAAGTTTGGTCCTTTTATTGCTATAAATTCAGCCTCTATACCAAAAGAGCTTATGGAGGCAGAGTTGTTTGGCTGGGAAAAGGGTGCATTCACTGGGGCTATTGGTAAGACAGCGGGTAAGATACAAGCTGCTGATGGCGGAACCCTTTTTCTTGATGAAATATCTGAGCTTGATATTGACCTTCAGGCGAAATTACTTCGATTTCTCCAAGAGCAAGAGTATAGTCCTCTTGGGAGTAATAAGATTATAAAGGCAGATGTAAGGATAATAGGCGCCACGAACAAGGATCTCATGCAATGTGTGAAGAAAGGCACTTTTAGAGAAGACTTGTATTATAGATTTAATGTAATAGAAATAAAACTGCCTCCCCTGAGAGAGAGAAATGAAGATATATTGCCTCTTGCACACCATTTTCTTGAGAAATCCATAAAGGCATTTGAGCTTCAGCCAAAGAAATTTTCGAAGGATGCAGAAAAGGCTCTTATGGCGTATAACTGGCCCGGCAATGCAAGAGAGCTGGAAAATACCATAAAAAAGGCTGCCATACTCTCAAGAGGAAGTATTATAGAGAAAAAAGACCTGTTTTTAAATGATTATAATATGTGCTCGATAAAGGAGTTTTTGGAGAGTAAACTTAATGGATTTCTGAATAAGATGGCAGAGGTTGAAAAATCAAATCTTTATGATACTATAATGTCAGAGGTTGAAAAGGCACTCTTCAGCATGGTACTGCAAGAGGCAAACGGAAATCAGGTCAGGGCTGCAAAAATGCTGGGGATAAACAGAAACACCCTTAATAAGAAGATCAAGGAATACAAGCTCATTTGA
- a CDS encoding YeeE/YedE family protein: MLLSEPYYLFFFNLSVGIILGSIFYRADYCMAGMFRDAFLFRDYSLLRSLILLVVTAMSLFYIMRLSGLIRLYPPPTYSYPSLATIIGGFIFGVGMVLASGCVVGTLYKMAKGNLTNLIAFIGIIAGSLIYAESHMFWESLRTDFILTGNMFLSEDDFIIPLFIVFAASIFFLKWKRQGKWNLEAYATGYIQPWKAAIIIAVLNVFVYIFSGWPMGITTAYAKIGAYIENIFYPEHLQGLSYFSQNSVSINISGINISGGAGPRIDIITFTELALAVGIIAGSFITSLFLREFKIYGLPPKKQAFSAFLGGMLLAYGARIAGGCNLKFIVGALPLLSIQGVVFVSAMTIGAFSGAKIIKKLFL, encoded by the coding sequence ATGCTGTTAAGCGAACCATATTATCTGTTTTTCTTTAATCTCTCTGTGGGCATTATTCTCGGAAGCATCTTTTACAGGGCAGACTATTGCATGGCTGGTATGTTCAGGGATGCATTTTTGTTCAGAGATTATTCCCTCCTTCGTTCTCTCATACTGCTCGTTGTTACAGCAATGTCTCTGTTTTATATCATGAGATTATCAGGACTTATTCGTTTATACCCTCCACCAACATATAGTTATCCTTCTCTTGCAACTATCATAGGCGGTTTTATCTTTGGTGTGGGGATGGTTTTGGCAAGCGGCTGCGTGGTCGGAACACTTTATAAAATGGCAAAGGGCAATCTTACAAATTTAATAGCCTTCATTGGAATAATTGCAGGTAGCCTGATTTATGCAGAGTCGCATATGTTTTGGGAATCCTTAAGAACAGACTTTATCCTTACAGGAAATATGTTCTTATCTGAGGATGATTTTATTATTCCTCTTTTTATAGTATTTGCAGCTTCTATATTCTTTCTAAAATGGAAAAGACAGGGCAAATGGAATTTAGAGGCATATGCTACAGGATATATCCAACCATGGAAGGCTGCCATAATAATAGCTGTATTGAATGTCTTTGTCTATATCTTTTCAGGCTGGCCTATGGGTATTACTACTGCTTATGCAAAGATCGGGGCATATATCGAAAATATTTTTTATCCCGAGCATTTACAAGGTCTCTCATATTTTTCACAGAATTCTGTCTCGATAAATATCTCGGGCATCAATATAAGCGGTGGGGCAGGCCCAAGGATTGATATAATAACTTTCACTGAATTAGCCCTTGCTGTTGGTATTATTGCAGGTTCATTCATTACTTCTCTATTTCTTAGAGAATTCAAAATATATGGGTTGCCTCCTAAAAAACAGGCCTTTTCAGCTTTTTTAGGTGGTATGCTTTTAGCTTATGGAGCAAGGATTGCAGGAGGCTGCAATTTGAAATTTATTGTGGGTGCACTGCCTCTTTTAAGCATTCAGGGGGTAGTCTTTGTTTCAGCTATGACAATCGGTGCATTCTCAGGGGCAAAGATAATTAAGAAATTATTCTTATAA